The following proteins come from a genomic window of Pyxidicoccus sp. MSG2:
- a CDS encoding nuclear transport factor 2 family protein, with the protein MMKGQDLQYVLDWIAVQELVAEYGQAIDFGKDTGDWSRWVNVFTPQVTADYTRLFGGEPITIAREEMGKLGSDALAPYSRVQHATANTVRTHFKSATEAQVMAYADVGHFFSLNGVPQEWTLVIRYTHDLEKTAEGWRIRKVMLDPIHHRGNLLGAEFVKGKRLV; encoded by the coding sequence ATGATGAAGGGTCAGGATCTTCAGTACGTGCTGGATTGGATTGCCGTTCAGGAGTTGGTGGCGGAGTACGGGCAGGCCATCGACTTCGGCAAGGACACCGGAGACTGGAGCCGCTGGGTGAATGTCTTCACGCCCCAGGTGACGGCGGACTACACCCGGCTCTTCGGAGGAGAACCCATCACCATTGCGCGCGAGGAGATGGGCAAGCTCGGCAGTGACGCCCTGGCGCCCTACAGCCGCGTCCAGCACGCCACCGCCAACACGGTGCGGACCCACTTCAAGAGCGCCACGGAAGCCCAGGTGATGGCCTATGCGGACGTCGGCCACTTCTTCTCGTTGAACGGCGTGCCCCAGGAGTGGACGCTCGTCATCCGCTACACGCACGACCTGGAGAAGACCGCCGAGGGCTGGAGGATTCGCAAGGTGATGCTGGACCCCATCCACCATCGCGGCAATCTGCTCGGCGCGGAGTTCGTCAAGGGGAAGCGGCTCGTCTGA
- a CDS encoding phosphatase PAP2 family protein, producing the protein MPERPYLHEVLLATFGAALSLALLLVAGLGAPVTAQVLGATALFVGGVALLARLDGFTHVFRVRLLLAYAATFFFYASVKHTVPALGLPSYDAMLLAVDERLFGVTPAVWLQRWSTPWVNDVFSAGYLAFHAYLHLAMAWAVLGPRARAERFFVHVFSAYVPGIAGYYLVPGLGPSVAWPELFTVPIDGGWLTRLNAAVVAGGSSAYDIFPSLHTYITLVLLEHDRLAHPRRFKLLLPVALVIVLSTLVLRYHYAVDLLAGALWFTAFRAVYPHVHARWNHGAFATVKPPPLP; encoded by the coding sequence ATGCCTGAGCGGCCGTACCTGCACGAGGTGCTGCTGGCCACCTTCGGCGCGGCCCTCTCGCTGGCGTTGCTGCTGGTCGCGGGCCTCGGTGCGCCCGTCACCGCGCAGGTGCTCGGAGCGACGGCGCTATTCGTGGGCGGCGTGGCGCTGCTCGCGCGCCTGGACGGCTTCACCCACGTGTTCCGCGTGCGGCTGCTGCTCGCGTATGCCGCGACGTTCTTCTTCTATGCGTCCGTGAAGCACACGGTGCCCGCGCTCGGGCTGCCGTCTTACGACGCGATGCTGCTCGCCGTGGACGAGCGCCTGTTCGGCGTCACGCCGGCGGTGTGGCTCCAGCGCTGGAGCACCCCGTGGGTGAATGACGTGTTCAGCGCGGGCTACCTCGCGTTCCATGCGTACCTGCACCTCGCGATGGCGTGGGCCGTACTCGGTCCCCGTGCGCGGGCTGAGCGCTTCTTCGTCCACGTCTTCTCCGCGTACGTGCCGGGCATCGCGGGCTACTACCTGGTGCCGGGACTGGGGCCCTCGGTGGCGTGGCCGGAGCTCTTCACCGTACCCATCGACGGTGGGTGGCTGACGCGGCTGAACGCGGCCGTGGTGGCGGGCGGCTCTTCCGCCTACGACATCTTCCCGAGTCTGCACACGTACATCACGCTGGTGCTGCTGGAGCATGACCGGCTCGCGCATCCGCGACGCTTCAAGCTCCTGCTGCCGGTTGCCCTCGTCATCGTGCTGTCCACGCTGGTGCTGCGCTACCACTACGCCGTGGACCTGCTCGCGGGCGCGCTGTGGTTCACTGCCTTCCGCGCCGTGTACCCGCACGTCCATGCGCGCTGGAACCATGGTGCATTTGCAACCGTGAAGCCCCCTCCCCTTCCGTAG